In a genomic window of Salegentibacter salegens:
- a CDS encoding helix-turn-helix and ligand-binding sensor domain-containing protein: MRLLAFFLFFSFSLFAQELPPITNFDPGIYNAGNQNWMMAQAENNHIYIANNLGLLSYNGEHWDLHKVPNASAVRSVLAKDKRIYTGSYMDFGFWKADEKGELNYTSLRNLSEEKILDGEQFWHIEALEEYIIFQSLRRLYSYNRETDEINTINAGNIISNLFKVNNKLYYQVAEDGLYTIENGRIAQVISNTKIKDKPIVGLFSFEDNKMLAVTRDDGLFTIEGSNWQPFQFEDYPLDESIFTAKLIEDQTLVLGTIGNGLHVYNLETSENYQLLQPVINNNTVLSILEDKAGNIWGGLDNGLVLINRKSPFRLFTDISGKVGTVYCSYQFQDNLYLGTNQGLYVKTGVFNDYELIPGTSGQVWSINEIKGKLYAGHDRGIFAIEDNSAIQISDGPGVWEIRGFKDGLLQGHYDGISFWEEGNVKNDPVYLANFDLSSRNLVVENDSTLWVGHDHKGVFKLKINSEVSEVLSEENYSVSYEGGMGLKVFQFNDSIYYSTEDEIYKYDPQTDTFNPENELNNLIKEQRISGISHVLPDNTWWGFGEDNLLYVTRDAFQDRLSAKSAAIPLEYRSIAKGFENISLIGESEYLVGSNVGYTIFSTPLELPSMEDLYINKVSTAALEEDFKSHSLNLDQLELPNSVNNINFEFSIPAYSKLAKPVYSYRIKGFSTGWSNWQRNGSATFENLPAGDYVFEVRGKYNNNISDIAAYAFTIALPWYATTVAIIVYVLLFLLLIFILHKIYTGYYRKQRQRLLEKNKKKLEIRQLESQQEIITLQNQKLESDVASKNRELAASTMNIIKKNEFLIQLKNKLTGANEKEDIQEVISIINKNIAEKDNWKLFKEAFDNADKDFLQSVKKEHPNLTSNDLKLCAYLRLNLSSKEIAPLLNISVRSVEIKRYRLRKKMNLEHDQGLVEYILKF; the protein is encoded by the coding sequence ATGCGTTTACTTGCTTTCTTTTTGTTTTTCAGCTTCAGCCTGTTTGCGCAGGAATTGCCGCCAATCACCAATTTTGATCCCGGAATTTACAATGCCGGTAACCAAAACTGGATGATGGCGCAGGCCGAAAATAATCATATTTACATAGCCAATAACCTGGGATTGTTAAGTTATAATGGCGAACATTGGGATTTGCATAAAGTGCCAAATGCCAGTGCCGTTCGTTCTGTTTTAGCTAAAGATAAAAGAATCTATACCGGGTCTTATATGGACTTTGGTTTTTGGAAGGCAGACGAAAAAGGGGAACTTAATTATACCAGCTTAAGAAATCTTTCTGAAGAGAAAATCCTGGATGGAGAACAATTCTGGCATATTGAAGCGCTGGAAGAATATATTATTTTTCAAAGTTTACGCCGTCTTTATAGCTATAACAGGGAAACCGATGAGATTAATACCATAAATGCGGGTAATATTATTTCCAATTTATTTAAGGTTAATAATAAACTCTATTACCAGGTTGCGGAAGACGGACTTTACACCATAGAGAATGGCAGGATTGCGCAGGTAATTTCTAATACCAAAATTAAGGATAAACCCATTGTTGGCCTTTTTTCTTTTGAAGATAATAAAATGCTTGCCGTTACCCGGGACGACGGGCTTTTTACTATAGAGGGATCTAATTGGCAGCCTTTTCAGTTTGAAGATTATCCTTTAGATGAAAGTATTTTTACTGCGAAATTAATCGAGGACCAAACCCTTGTTTTAGGAACCATTGGTAATGGTTTGCACGTTTATAACCTGGAAACCTCAGAAAATTATCAGTTACTGCAACCTGTAATTAACAACAATACGGTTTTATCGATTTTAGAAGATAAAGCGGGAAATATTTGGGGCGGGCTCGATAATGGACTTGTGCTAATTAATCGTAAAAGTCCGTTTAGATTGTTTACAGATATTTCCGGAAAAGTGGGTACGGTATATTGCAGTTATCAATTTCAAGATAATTTGTATTTGGGGACCAATCAAGGCTTATATGTTAAAACCGGCGTATTTAATGATTATGAACTTATTCCCGGCACTAGCGGGCAGGTTTGGAGTATTAATGAAATAAAAGGAAAACTTTACGCTGGGCATGATCGCGGTATTTTTGCCATTGAGGATAATAGCGCAATCCAAATTTCTGATGGTCCCGGGGTTTGGGAAATTAGAGGATTTAAAGACGGATTGCTTCAGGGGCATTACGACGGAATTAGTTTTTGGGAAGAAGGAAATGTAAAAAACGATCCCGTTTATTTAGCAAATTTCGATCTTTCTTCAAGGAATCTGGTGGTAGAGAACGATTCCACTCTCTGGGTGGGTCACGATCACAAAGGAGTTTTTAAGTTGAAAATTAATTCTGAAGTTAGTGAGGTTTTAAGCGAGGAAAATTACAGCGTTTCTTATGAGGGTGGGATGGGACTTAAAGTTTTTCAGTTTAACGATTCTATTTATTATTCTACTGAAGATGAAATTTACAAGTATGATCCCCAAACTGATACATTTAACCCTGAAAATGAATTAAATAATCTAATTAAAGAACAAAGAATAAGCGGAATTTCCCATGTTTTACCCGATAATACCTGGTGGGGATTTGGTGAAGACAACCTCTTATATGTTACCCGGGATGCTTTTCAAGACAGGTTAAGCGCAAAATCGGCAGCCATTCCTTTAGAATACAGGAGTATTGCTAAAGGTTTTGAAAATATTTCCCTAATTGGGGAAAGTGAATATCTGGTGGGATCTAACGTGGGCTATACTATTTTTTCTACGCCCTTAGAGCTGCCTTCTATGGAAGATCTTTATATCAACAAAGTTTCTACCGCTGCTTTAGAAGAAGATTTTAAAAGTCATAGTTTAAATCTTGATCAATTAGAATTACCAAACTCGGTTAATAATATCAATTTTGAATTTAGTATTCCTGCATATTCCAAACTTGCAAAACCGGTTTACAGTTATAGAATTAAAGGGTTTAGTACTGGTTGGAGCAATTGGCAACGCAACGGGAGTGCAACTTTTGAAAATCTTCCCGCCGGCGATTATGTTTTTGAAGTTCGTGGAAAATATAACAACAATATAAGTGATATAGCGGCTTATGCCTTTACTATTGCTTTACCGTGGTATGCCACTACTGTGGCAATAATTGTTTATGTTTTACTTTTCTTGTTGCTTATTTTTATACTGCATAAAATTTATACAGGGTATTACAGGAAACAGCGCCAAAGATTATTAGAGAAAAATAAAAAGAAACTCGAAATAAGGCAATTAGAATCGCAGCAGGAAATTATTACACTTCAAAACCAGAAACTGGAATCTGATGTAGCTTCTAAAAACCGGGAATTAGCAGCCTCTACAATGAATATTATTAAAAAGAATGAATTTCTTATTCAGCTTAAAAACAAACTGACCGGAGCTAATGAGAAAGAAGATATTCAGGAAGTGATTTCCATTATCAATAAAAATATTGCTGAAAAGGATAACTGGAAACTATTTAAAGAAGCTTTTGATAATGCCGACAAAGATTTTCTGCAATCGGTAAAGAAGGAACATCCAAACCTTACTTCAAACGATCTTAAACTTTGTGCTTATTTAAGGCTTAATTTATCTTCAAAAGAGATCGCTCCCCTGCTAAATATTTCGGTGCGAAGTGTGGAAATAAAGCGATATCGTTTGCGTAAGAAAATGAATTTAGAGCATGATCAGGGTTTAGTAGAGTACATCCTTAAGTTTTAG
- a CDS encoding SusC/RagA family TonB-linked outer membrane protein, whose translation MNKILVLILFCIGTFSLQAQTFSVSGMVDEADTGLPLPGVNIIVKNTSNGVVTDFDGNYIINEVSAGDVLVFSYVGFLPQEVSVGENQTEINVSLKTDAAALDEVVVIGYGTQQRKDITGAVSVVSNETIEELNPIKIEQALQGTAAGVNVTPSSGAPGAGINVNIRGIASNSENGPLILIDGYQGDLNTINPNDIESISILKDAQAAIYGIAGANGVVLVTTKSGKKNTAPSIQYDAYIGMQETSRKLPLLNATEYGLLLNESYANNGQALPYPNVSELGRGTNFQDEVFDTSPIMSHNLTLNGGSEKVTYSFGVSHLDQEGIIGAEKSDFQRSTARFNIGVDISDEFTFTANSIYTNLNRRSINENGLGSVLFNALNIPPTFGRDQEDLEGRLGNEIINPLSQVENTFNDYNLNKFNGSFSLDYTPIEELTFTSRIGYSLANSKGKDFAPIIDYGPGKVFNNVRSTVNQNRINDNSYTYDLFGTYENTFNDIHHLTGTAGMTVIRDWGDGLYATGYDVPNNSWDFADISLTTGTNDGLNNSAYKYDIRKLSFFGRLQYDFQGKYLVSGMFRRDASTRFGPGNRVGYFPSATAGWILSEEDFLEDSNVISFLKLRGSFGILGNDIADREVNQFYRSLLDGEATYVLGGELVNGTASGRIANPASGWEQAEKSNVGIDLRLLNNRIDITADVFREDRKDLLVAGIPVSGIFGGGAPGSGAPTINAGTTRNEGFEFAINYKENFGDDIRVGIGYNATFLRNEVTEVNGTEFLLGGQFGVGQPQPSRFQEGFPIGYFYGYETDGIFQNQAEVDAHPSQETLGAAASPGDIRYVDTNGDGVINVDDRTNIGDPIPTATMGINLNFNYKNFDFTAYTYASLGNDMVRNYERNQPNVNRHAYYLERWTGPGTSNEVPRVTTGATSNVAFSEFYVEDASYARIQNVQLGYSLPETFLDRAGINRLRIYASVQNLYTFTNYKGFDPSASTGEAIGGGIDYGFYPVPRIFLAGLNLNF comes from the coding sequence ATGAATAAAATACTCGTACTAATTTTGTTTTGTATAGGAACCTTTTCCTTGCAGGCACAAACCTTTTCTGTTTCGGGAATGGTAGATGAAGCTGATACCGGACTTCCACTACCGGGAGTAAACATTATTGTAAAGAATACTTCAAATGGAGTGGTAACCGATTTTGATGGGAATTACATCATTAATGAGGTTTCAGCCGGAGACGTTTTGGTCTTTTCTTACGTAGGCTTTCTTCCTCAGGAAGTTAGCGTAGGGGAAAATCAAACAGAAATTAATGTTAGTTTAAAAACAGATGCTGCCGCTTTAGATGAAGTAGTGGTAATTGGTTATGGAACGCAACAGCGAAAGGATATTACCGGTGCTGTTTCTGTAGTTTCCAATGAAACTATTGAAGAGCTTAACCCTATTAAAATAGAACAGGCCCTGCAGGGTACTGCAGCCGGGGTTAATGTTACACCATCTTCGGGAGCACCGGGAGCAGGAATTAATGTAAATATTCGCGGTATCGCTTCTAATAGTGAAAACGGGCCGCTTATTCTTATAGACGGTTACCAGGGTGATTTAAACACTATTAACCCTAACGATATTGAATCTATTTCTATCCTTAAAGATGCACAGGCTGCTATTTATGGTATTGCCGGTGCTAATGGGGTGGTTTTGGTAACTACCAAATCGGGTAAAAAGAATACCGCTCCTTCCATACAGTATGACGCCTACATAGGAATGCAGGAAACTTCTAGAAAACTTCCTTTGCTTAATGCTACAGAATACGGTTTACTTTTAAATGAAAGCTACGCCAACAATGGCCAGGCTTTGCCTTATCCTAATGTTAGTGAATTAGGCAGGGGAACTAATTTCCAGGATGAAGTTTTCGACACTTCTCCAATTATGAGCCACAACCTTACTCTTAACGGGGGTTCAGAAAAAGTAACCTATTCTTTTGGGGTTTCGCATCTTGACCAGGAAGGAATAATTGGTGCTGAAAAATCTGATTTTCAAAGAAGTACCGCCAGGTTTAATATTGGGGTAGATATTTCAGATGAATTTACATTTACCGCCAATTCAATTTATACTAATTTAAATAGAAGGTCTATTAACGAAAACGGTTTGGGTTCTGTTCTATTTAACGCCTTAAACATTCCTCCAACTTTTGGCCGTGACCAGGAAGATCTTGAAGGTAGATTGGGGAACGAGATTATAAACCCGCTTTCCCAGGTTGAAAATACATTTAATGACTACAATCTTAATAAATTCAACGGTTCTTTCAGCTTAGATTATACGCCGATAGAAGAATTGACTTTCACGTCCAGAATTGGTTACAGTCTTGCTAATTCAAAAGGAAAAGATTTCGCGCCAATTATAGATTATGGACCGGGAAAAGTATTTAATAATGTTCGTAGCACGGTAAACCAAAACCGAATTAACGATAATTCTTATACATACGATCTTTTTGGAACTTACGAAAACACTTTTAACGACATACATCATTTAACGGGAACTGCCGGGATGACGGTAATTAGAGACTGGGGAGATGGTTTATATGCCACCGGTTATGATGTTCCAAATAATTCGTGGGATTTTGCCGATATCAGCCTAACCACGGGAACAAACGATGGTTTAAACAATAGCGCTTATAAATACGATATCAGGAAACTGTCTTTCTTCGGAAGGCTGCAATACGATTTTCAAGGGAAATATTTGGTTTCAGGGATGTTTCGTAGAGATGCTTCTACAAGATTTGGCCCTGGAAACCGCGTAGGTTATTTCCCGTCCGCAACTGCCGGTTGGATTCTTTCTGAAGAAGATTTCTTAGAAGATTCTAATGTGATTTCTTTCTTAAAATTAAGAGGAAGTTTTGGTATCCTTGGAAATGATATAGCCGATCGTGAGGTTAATCAGTTTTACCGATCATTGTTAGATGGTGAGGCCACCTATGTGTTAGGAGGGGAATTGGTAAACGGAACCGCTTCGGGCCGAATCGCCAATCCAGCTTCAGGCTGGGAGCAAGCTGAAAAATCCAATGTTGGTATAGATCTTAGGCTATTAAACAATAGGATAGATATTACAGCCGATGTATTTAGAGAAGATCGTAAAGACCTTTTAGTTGCCGGTATTCCTGTTTCGGGGATTTTTGGCGGGGGTGCACCGGGCTCTGGCGCACCAACTATAAATGCGGGAACTACCCGAAATGAAGGTTTTGAATTCGCGATTAATTATAAAGAAAATTTTGGCGACGATATTCGAGTTGGAATTGGTTACAACGCTACTTTCTTAAGAAATGAAGTAACCGAAGTAAACGGGACAGAGTTTCTTCTAGGTGGACAGTTTGGTGTGGGACAACCGCAACCGTCACGTTTTCAGGAAGGTTTCCCAATTGGTTATTTCTACGGATATGAAACCGATGGGATTTTCCAAAATCAGGCAGAAGTAGATGCACATCCTTCACAGGAAACTTTGGGTGCGGCAGCTTCTCCCGGCGATATTCGTTATGTAGATACCAATGGTGACGGAGTGATAAATGTAGATGACCGTACTAATATTGGCGACCCAATTCCTACTGCTACAATGGGTATAAATCTTAATTTCAACTATAAAAATTTCGATTTCACGGCTTATACCTACGCTTCTTTAGGAAACGATATGGTAAGAAATTACGAGCGTAATCAGCCAAATGTAAACCGTCACGCTTACTATCTGGAAAGATGGACCGGGCCGGGAACAAGCAATGAAGTTCCGCGTGTAACAACAGGTGCAACTTCTAATGTGGCTTTTTCAGAATTTTATGTGGAAGATGCTTCTTATGCAAGAATCCAGAATGTTCAGTTAGGGTATAGTCTTCCCGAAACATTTTTGGATAGAGCAGGAATTAACCGATTAAGAATTTACGCTTCGGTGCAAAACCTGTACACTTTTACCAATTACAAAGGTTTTGATCCTTCTGCCTCAACAGGTGAAGCTATTGGTGGCGGAATTGACTACGGGTTTTATCCCGTACCCAGAATTTTCCTTGCAGGATTAAACCTTAACTTTTAA
- a CDS encoding RagB/SusD family nutrient uptake outer membrane protein, whose translation MKRYNNIFNKMLLLLLLAFSFGCSEDYLEDTEEYNIDSENYFNSEEDYYNALIGVYDILQSTYVNVLLGEIASDNTLSGGESANDVIGFQQVDEMTHTPVNDNLDDVWDWNFAGVQRANYVLEFQDKTDFEGREMIIAEVRFLRAYFTFELVKWFGPIPLKGDERFVLGDETSVPRASTEEVYAQIESDLHFAIDNLDYTAPQTGRATKGAAMALLGKAHLYKEEFDEAANVLTELINNGPYALANFDTLFEQEGENNEESVFEVQYTGEEGAGFDCLQCSEGNVAVGFQGIRNYSGPVFEPGFSFNVPVQEAYDMFTEDDIRRDLSVLDIEAWAAETGATYAEGYKHTGYFNRKYLPRENNNVGDANLTQPNNYRSIRYADVLLMAAEALNRGGRDDSEARTYLNEVRDRAGLDGVEAAGNALTEIIYEERRKELVGEGHRFFDLVRTGRAADNIDGFTTGKNELFPIPLEEIEFSQGNWEQNPGY comes from the coding sequence ATGAAGAGATATAATAACATATTCAATAAAATGCTTCTGTTGCTCCTGCTGGCTTTCAGTTTTGGTTGCAGTGAAGATTATCTTGAAGATACCGAAGAATATAATATAGATTCTGAAAACTATTTTAATTCAGAAGAAGATTATTACAACGCACTAATTGGCGTTTACGATATTCTGCAATCTACTTACGTAAACGTATTACTTGGAGAAATTGCTTCAGACAATACACTAAGTGGAGGAGAAAGCGCCAATGATGTAATAGGTTTTCAGCAAGTAGACGAAATGACGCATACTCCCGTAAACGACAATCTTGACGATGTTTGGGACTGGAATTTTGCCGGGGTACAACGCGCAAATTATGTCTTAGAGTTTCAGGATAAAACAGATTTTGAAGGTCGCGAAATGATTATTGCTGAAGTACGCTTTTTACGCGCCTATTTCACTTTTGAATTGGTAAAATGGTTTGGGCCAATTCCTTTAAAGGGAGATGAACGTTTTGTATTGGGAGATGAAACTTCTGTTCCCAGAGCTTCCACTGAAGAAGTTTACGCGCAAATTGAAAGCGATCTACATTTCGCAATAGATAATTTAGATTATACCGCGCCACAAACTGGCCGTGCAACTAAAGGCGCTGCAATGGCTTTACTAGGTAAAGCACATTTATACAAGGAAGAATTTGATGAAGCTGCAAATGTATTGACAGAATTAATCAATAATGGTCCTTATGCCTTAGCAAATTTTGATACACTTTTTGAACAGGAAGGCGAGAATAATGAAGAATCTGTTTTTGAAGTACAGTATACAGGTGAAGAAGGAGCAGGTTTTGATTGCTTGCAGTGTAGTGAAGGGAACGTGGCCGTAGGTTTTCAGGGAATAAGAAATTACTCGGGTCCTGTTTTTGAACCTGGTTTCAGTTTTAATGTTCCTGTTCAGGAAGCTTACGATATGTTTACTGAAGATGATATTCGCAGAGATCTTTCTGTTTTAGATATTGAAGCCTGGGCAGCAGAAACCGGCGCAACGTATGCTGAAGGATATAAACACACTGGTTATTTTAACCGAAAATATCTTCCTCGTGAAAATAACAATGTAGGTGATGCCAACCTTACCCAGCCTAATAATTACCGTTCTATTCGTTATGCCGATGTTTTACTAATGGCTGCTGAAGCCTTGAACCGTGGCGGGAGAGACGATAGTGAGGCTAGAACATACCTTAATGAGGTTCGTGACAGAGCAGGTTTAGATGGGGTAGAAGCTGCAGGAAATGCACTTACCGAAATTATCTACGAAGAAAGAAGAAAAGAACTGGTAGGCGAAGGTCACCGTTTCTTCGATTTGGTTAGAACCGGCAGAGCCGCTGATAATATAGACGGATTTACCACCGGAAAAAACGAACTTTTTCCAATTCCGTTAGAAGAAATCGAATTTTCTCAGGGTAACTGGGAGCAAAATCCGGGATACTAA
- a CDS encoding PKD domain-containing protein, which yields MKRHYKIIFAFLLALPFFGCESDDDALVDLEQVQAPANLGATFQITQDNSGLVEITPTGEGAAIYTVDFGDGSTPAEAIKVGEAVEHVYAEGEYEVEVTGTNINGKTATGTQPLTVSFLAPENLETEIVKDADDNYTVTVSASATNAAMFEVYFGEEEDEEATPLMPGESVSYTYSSIGTYNVRVVALSGGAATTEVTEEISITDPLFLPIDFESETLNYTFNNFGGGEGAGAPVIDNPDPSGGNTSDRVASYTKPEGSETWAGTTIALDEPIDFSSERYISVDVWSPEAGTDVIFKVENLENADLFVEATATTTVSEGWETLIFDMNTLDPSIEYGRIVLFFNFDAPGTGETYYFDNIETTRLELIKLPVDFESGNIEYAWGGFGGAGAGVIVNPDMSGINPSAKVTELSKGEGAEGWAGVSLNLDEALSFENGTTVKMKTWSPEAGVPILLKFEDSDSDPDNNGNPSVFVEVTQNTTVASQWEELSFDLSTFEAFDESIGYDRLIVFYDFNSPGEGTSFYFDDVTIGDVQTEYISLFSDVADDVEVDTWRTSWSVSDYEEVEFDGKLSKHYFNLDYVGIETIASPVDASNMTHFHTDIYTGNAEVFKIKLVDLGPDGVYDGDDNSESEIIIENPAQNEWVSLDIPLSEFENLQGRANIGQLIYSATPAGEAKVYVNNIYFHN from the coding sequence ATGAAAAGACATTATAAAATAATTTTTGCATTCCTACTCGCCCTGCCGTTTTTTGGCTGCGAGAGTGATGACGATGCACTGGTAGATCTTGAGCAGGTGCAGGCCCCGGCAAATTTGGGTGCAACATTTCAAATAACTCAAGATAATTCTGGTTTGGTAGAGATTACACCAACTGGTGAAGGAGCTGCTATATATACCGTAGATTTCGGTGATGGTTCTACCCCTGCAGAAGCAATTAAAGTAGGAGAAGCTGTAGAGCATGTTTATGCAGAAGGTGAATATGAAGTAGAGGTTACCGGGACTAATATTAACGGTAAAACCGCTACAGGAACTCAGCCTTTAACCGTTTCTTTCCTTGCTCCCGAAAACCTGGAGACCGAAATTGTAAAAGATGCCGACGATAATTATACCGTAACAGTTTCAGCTAGTGCTACAAACGCTGCGATGTTTGAGGTATATTTTGGTGAAGAGGAAGATGAAGAAGCCACCCCGTTAATGCCGGGAGAAAGTGTTTCTTACACCTATAGCAGTATTGGAACTTACAATGTTCGCGTGGTTGCTCTAAGTGGGGGCGCTGCGACTACAGAAGTTACTGAGGAAATTAGTATTACAGATCCGCTTTTCCTTCCTATAGATTTTGAATCGGAAACACTTAATTACACGTTTAACAATTTTGGTGGTGGCGAAGGAGCCGGCGCACCGGTAATCGATAATCCAGATCCATCTGGGGGGAATACCAGTGATAGAGTAGCTTCTTATACCAAGCCCGAAGGTTCAGAAACCTGGGCAGGTACAACCATCGCTTTAGACGAACCTATAGATTTTTCAAGCGAGCGCTACATTAGTGTAGATGTGTGGTCACCAGAAGCCGGAACCGATGTTATTTTCAAAGTTGAAAATCTTGAAAATGCCGACCTTTTTGTAGAAGCTACGGCAACAACCACAGTAAGTGAAGGTTGGGAAACATTGATATTTGATATGAATACACTTGATCCTTCTATTGAATATGGAAGAATTGTATTATTCTTCAATTTTGATGCTCCGGGAACCGGGGAAACCTATTATTTCGATAATATTGAAACTACCCGTTTAGAACTTATAAAACTTCCTGTAGATTTTGAATCGGGAAATATAGAATATGCCTGGGGAGGATTTGGTGGAGCCGGTGCCGGTGTTATTGTTAATCCTGATATGTCTGGTATTAATCCCAGCGCTAAAGTTACCGAACTTTCTAAAGGAGAAGGTGCAGAAGGCTGGGCCGGGGTTTCTTTAAATCTGGATGAAGCTTTAAGTTTTGAGAACGGAACTACGGTTAAGATGAAAACCTGGTCACCAGAAGCTGGAGTGCCAATTCTGTTGAAATTTGAAGATTCAGATTCAGACCCAGACAATAACGGAAATCCTTCAGTATTTGTTGAGGTAACTCAAAATACTACTGTTGCTAGCCAATGGGAAGAGCTTTCTTTCGATCTAAGCACTTTTGAAGCTTTTGACGAAAGTATAGGTTACGACCGATTGATCGTGTTCTATGACTTCAACAGCCCAGGTGAAGGCACTAGCTTTTACTTTGACGATGTTACAATTGGCGATGTACAAACCGAATATATTTCGCTTTTTAGTGATGTTGCCGATGATGTAGAAGTTGATACCTGGAGAACCAGCTGGTCTGTTTCAGATTATGAAGAAGTTGAGTTTGACGGAAAATTGTCTAAACATTATTTCAATTTAGATTACGTGGGAATAGAAACAATCGCCAGCCCCGTAGATGCTTCAAACATGACGCACTTTCATACCGATATCTATACCGGTAACGCCGAAGTTTTCAAAATCAAACTAGTAGATCTTGGACCCGATGGAGTTTACGATGGAGACGATAATTCTGAATCTGAAATTATTATAGAAAATCCTGCCCAAAATGAATGGGTAAGCCTGGATATCCCGTTATCAGAATTTGAAAATCTTCAGGGAAGAGCAAATATTGGTCAGCTTATATATTCTGCCACGCCTGCCGGTGAAGCAAAAGTATATGTGAACAACATCTATTTCCACAATTAA
- a CDS encoding family 16 glycosylhydrolase — translation MKNIIKTSLAVLTLVFFSACSNDDYDIGDITTPSNLNVTANVVGQTEEMPNGDGSGAVSFSASADNAMTYKFIYGDGFEEVSASGETTHSFNENGVNDYTVTVIASGTGGASSNMTTTVTVFSDFSDPETKELLTGGSSKTWYVAASQPAHLGVGPSGGEGFTAPIYYAAAPFEKAGADVSSCFYTDELTFSLNENDNIVYNYNNNGLTFVNVAYTGDFGGDGSEDQCLDFSNTGDFSASLSPSTSGLPEDATTGTVINIAGGGTMSYYVGSSSYEVLNITPTTMDVRVIPGNDPALAWYLKFTTSQGGEEEEPEEFQTEYENLVWEQDFDTDGPVDSSIWNFEIGNNNGWGNQEAQYYTEDNALIEGGNLVITAKAEDTNEFDYSSSRITTKDNFEFQYGRVEARAKLPEGAGTWPAIWMLGSNFDEVGWPETGEIDIMEHVGNQQDIVHGTLHYPGRSGGNADGGSVEVPGVSDEFHTYTMEWSPERILFLVDGEVYHTYANNPDSPFNKDFFIILNVAMGGTFGGEIDPAFEESSMEIDYIRVYQE, via the coding sequence ATGAAAAACATAATAAAAACAAGTCTTGCGGTACTTACGCTAGTTTTCTTCAGCGCCTGTTCCAACGACGATTATGATATAGGTGATATTACCACACCTTCTAACTTGAACGTTACCGCCAATGTGGTAGGGCAAACTGAAGAAATGCCTAATGGCGATGGTAGTGGAGCGGTAAGTTTTAGCGCCAGCGCCGATAATGCCATGACCTACAAGTTTATTTATGGCGATGGTTTTGAAGAAGTTTCTGCTTCTGGAGAAACCACCCATAGTTTTAACGAGAACGGTGTAAACGATTATACCGTAACAGTAATCGCTTCCGGTACCGGTGGTGCATCCTCAAATATGACGACTACCGTCACAGTTTTTAGTGATTTTAGCGATCCTGAGACTAAAGAATTGCTTACCGGCGGAAGTTCAAAAACCTGGTATGTAGCGGCTTCACAGCCGGCTCACCTGGGTGTTGGGCCAAGCGGTGGAGAAGGATTTACGGCTCCTATATATTATGCAGCTGCTCCTTTTGAAAAGGCCGGCGCAGATGTTAGTTCTTGTTTCTATACAGATGAACTTACTTTTAGTTTAAATGAAAACGATAATATTGTTTACAATTACAATAACAATGGGCTAACCTTTGTTAATGTAGCCTACACCGGCGATTTTGGTGGAGATGGATCGGAAGACCAATGTCTTGACTTTAGTAATACTGGTGACTTTAGCGCTTCGCTTTCGCCCTCAACTTCTGGTTTGCCAGAAGATGCAACTACCGGTACGGTAATTAATATCGCTGGCGGTGGAACGATGAGCTACTACGTAGGTTCAAGTTCTTACGAAGTTCTTAATATTACACCAACCACAATGGATGTTAGGGTAATTCCCGGCAACGATCCTGCTTTGGCCTGGTATTTAAAATTCACCACATCTCAGGGGGGAGAAGAGGAAGAGCCTGAAGAATTTCAAACCGAATATGAAAACCTTGTTTGGGAACAGGATTTTGATACCGATGGACCGGTTGATTCTAGTATCTGGAATTTTGAAATTGGTAATAATAACGGCTGGGGAAACCAGGAAGCTCAATATTATACTGAAGATAACGCATTAATAGAGGGTGGAAACCTTGTGATTACTGCAAAGGCAGAAGATACCAACGAATTTGATTATTCATCTTCAAGAATAACTACAAAAGATAATTTTGAATTTCAATACGGAAGAGTAGAAGCCCGTGCTAAGTTACCTGAAGGAGCTGGCACCTGGCCCGCTATCTGGATGTTGGGTTCAAACTTTGATGAAGTAGGATGGCCTGAAACCGGGGAGATAGATATTATGGAGCACGTAGGGAACCAACAGGATATTGTTCACGGTACCCTGCATTATCCGGGACGTTCCGGTGGAAATGCCGATGGAGGTTCAGTTGAAGTTCCCGGTGTTAGCGACGAATTCCATACCTATACTATGGAATGGTCTCCTGAAAGAATTCTGTTTCTCGTAGATGGCGAAGTTTACCATACTTACGCTAATAATCCAGATTCTCCATTTAATAAAGACTTCTTTATTATTCTTAATGTAGCGATGGGTGGAACCTTTGGCGGAGAAATTGATCCGGCATTTGAGGAAAGCTCCATGGAAATTGACTACATACGAGTTTACCAGGAATAA